The Hippea alviniae EP5-r region TTGTCTTTGAAATATACTCATCATCAAAACTATTCAAATACTTGTTTGTAAAATACGATGCTTTGCCCGTTCCAAACTTATCAACAAGGGCACTTCTAAAGTTATCCTTCCAACTTGAGACTATCTCCTTGAGATTCTTTTCTATCTCTCCTATATCTATCTTCGGTTTCTTGTATCTGCTAAAAATCAGATAGTAATGAACCCTGATAATTCTTGGACTCTGCGTGATTATTTTATACTCTATATCGTCTGTATCGAGCGTTTCGCTCAAATAGTGGGTAAACTTCTCTATATTCTTCTGAGAGTAAAACTTAACAGGCAAAACAGCAATCAGATAAACACCGTGAACAAGGTTTGCCTGCCTTGTCAGTATTTTTATTCTCTCTTCTGTTTCACATGTCAAAAGTTCTTCAAGTAAAATCTTTAAATTCTCCGTGCTTGTAATAAATAAATCATCCTTTGGAAGCGTGTTGAAGATGTCTATCATATGCTTATACTCAAAGGAGTCTTCAACCACATTCTCTTCAAAGAGAATCCTATCAAGCTTGCTCTTTAAGAAAGGTATATTTGAAGCCTGCTCTTTTAACGCCTTTGGCGTGAACAGACCCAATATTATATGTCTTCTTACAACCTTTAAATCTTTATCAAACTCCGATATTGCTATGTAATCCATTCGGCGTGTATCATAAACATTACTCTTTGAGTTCGTTTTATCAATTATCATTACATCGCCAGATTTAACCGTCTCAAGTGCACTCTCGGGCAACTCTTTTATAGAAATTTTATTCTTAAACAGAGACCTTTCTGTATTCTTTAATATACCAAGACAACTATCTTCTTCTAACTGAATCAAGATATCATCAGCTGTATGCTCAAGAATATAACTTCTCATACCTAAGAAAATGAAGTTCTCATCAAGCAGCCACATCAAGAACTCTTTTATATCTTCTGTCTCCTTCTCGCTAATCTTCTTCAAATAAATCGGGTCGTTCAGTTTTCTTGCTATATCTTTGACTCTTCTTTGCATCTCAGGGAAATCTTCAACGGCTAACTTACTCTCTTTAACTGAATTCACTATGTCTTTTTCAAGCTTCTCTTTCTGGATGTCGCTTATGGCATCAAGCAAGAAGTAAAGGTAAAGCTCCTTATGTCCGCTTTCCTGTGGAGACTCTATCTTTGTAAGATTGCCGTTTTCGTCTCTTTCAACAACAAATATGGGTTGGATACTAAACTCTATGTAAAACTCATTGAGATTATTTATTATCGATGTAATACTATCAACTATAAACGGATTGTTATCCGTCAAAAGCCTTATCTGCGTTAATGTCTTATCGCCGACAGACACATCCTTTATCTCGACTTTGAGCTCCTTGTCTCTCTTTAGAATAAACTCAACGCTCTCTTTCATTATCTCTTTAAGCTTTGAAAACTCAAACTTCTCTGAGAAACTCTCTATCTTTGAATATTTGAGTGAAGCATCAACAAACACATCAACAACTCCCTTATCAAACCCAACCTTCTGCAAATCCTTCTTTAGCTCTTTAATGACCTTCTCATAATTCTTTCTGCTTACTTCCATTTAAAACCTCCTATTTTTACGAACCACACGGTGTTGGGTCTCCCTTTAACTTATCCACTGCGTGTGGAATTACATCTATAATAAACTCTAAATCCTCTTTCACAGCTTTTGGCGAACCGGGTAAATTTATAATCAACTTTCTATTCCTTGCACCTGCAACCATTCTTGTCAACATAGCCCTTTTTGTTTTCTTCAAAGTTTCAAAGAGAATAGCATTTACTATTCCAGGAATTTCAAAATCAAGAACTTCCTTTGTTGCATCAGGTGTTACATCCCTTGGGTATAGACCTGTTCCGCCACTTGTTATAATTACATCAACATCACTTTCGCTAAACTCTATCAACTTCTCTTTTATAAGCTCAAATTCATCTGGAATAACATCGTATAAAACAAGCCTGCCTTCTATCTTTTTTATTATCTCTTCAAAAACTGGTCTTACCTTATCCTTTGAAGGGTCTTTTGACCTTGAATCACTTAAAACAAGCAGGGCAAATCTATATTCTGACATTTACACCCTTCTCTTTTAAATACTGCTTAACTTCGCCAATTGTATATGTGCCAAAGTGAAACACGCTTGCAGCCAAAGCAGCTTCAGCCTGCGTCTGCTTAAACACATTTTCAAAATGTTTTAACTCTCCTGCACCGCCGCTTGCTATAACAGGAATATCAACAGACTCGGATATTATCTTGGTAAGTTCTATATCATAACCATCTTTCGTTCCGTCTGCATCTATGCTTGTAAGAAGAATCTCACCTGCACCTCTTTCTTGGACTTCTTTTGCCCACTCGATAGCATTTAGTCCTGTTGGCTCTCTACCGCCTTTAATAAAAACTTCAAAACCTTTTTCTGTTCTCTTTGCGTCTATAGCAACAACAATGCATTGACTTCCAAAAATTTTGCTTGCTTCATTTACAAGGTCTGGATTTTTAACGGCTGCCGAGTTTATTGAAACCTTATCGGCACCAGCTTTGAGCAGAGCCCTTATATCTTCAATACTCCTTATTCCACCACCAACAGCCAAAGGCATAAACACTTCTGCTGCGGTCTTTTCAACAACATCGATAATCGTTTTTCTCTCTTCATAAGTGGCTGTTATATCCAAAAAGACAAGCTCATCAGCACCCTGCTCATCGTATACCTTTGCTTGCTGAACAGGATCACCAGCATCAATCAAGTTAACAAAATTGATACCCTTAACAACCCTGCCCCTGTTCACATCAAGACACGGTATAATACGCTTGGCTAACATAACACAAGCCCAACTCCCGTTTCTCTTTTAAAAATTATAAACTTTAAAAATATTTAATCAAGTTTTTGTATGTCTATTAGTTTGAAAGATTAATGTATCTGTGGTATGATTTTTAAAAGGTTAAAGGAGTTATATACAATGGAAAGAAAAGTTAAGATAGTTATAACTTTAGGCCCATCAACGGCAAGCAAAGAAGCTATGGAAAAACTTATAAAGATGGGCGTTGATGTATTCAGGTTAAACTTTTCTCATGCAAACCACGAAACACACAAAAAGAGTATAGAGACAATAAGGGAAGTTTCAAGAGAGCTAAAAAGGGATGTTGCAATACTGCAAGACATAAGTGGGCCAAAGATAAGAATAGGAGAGATAGACGGAATACTCGAACTGAAAAAAGGCGATAAAATAGTCTTAACAAAGAACAACCCATCAAAGAGAAACGAATTGACACTTTCACACCCGCAGCTAATTGATGAACTAAAAAAGGACGAAGAAGTATATTTTGCCGATGGCAGCATAAGGGCTATTGTCGTAAAAAAGTCAAAAGACTCAGCAGAGCTTGAAGTTTTAAACGAAGGCGTTTTATCTTCAAAAAAGGGTGTAAATTTACCATCAACAAAGCATTCCCTATCGGCAATCACAGAAAAAGACAAAAGAGACCTTAAATTTGGTGCAGAAAATGGTGTTGATATAGTTGCAGTATCGTTTGTAAACTCTGCCAAAGATATAAAAGAAGCCCGAAAAATACTAAACGAGAACAACAGCGATGCGTGGATTATAGCAAAAATCGAGACAAAATTGGGTGTTGAAAATATTGGAGAGATATTGAACGAAGCAGATGGGCTAATGGTTGCAAGGGGAGATTTAGGCATAGAGATAGGCGTTGAGCGTGTGCCTGCCATACAAAAAAGATTGATAAAAAAGGCAAATGCACATGCAAAACCTGTAATTGTTGCAACCCAGATGCTTCTAAGCATGGTAAACTCACCATTTCCAACAAGGGCAGAAGTAAGTGATGTGGCAAATGCGGTATTAGATGGAGCAGATGCTGTCATGTTGAGTGATGAGACAACCGTCGGAAGATACCCGTTCAAAGCCGTTGAGATACTCAAGCGCACGATAGAGAATATTGAAGAGATGTATATGTATCATAAAAAATACGAGATAGGCGACGAAGATGCCATTGCAGCAAGTGTGTCGGATTTGTGTAAGGGTGTTCAACCAAAAGCCATTATAAGCTTCACAGCAAGCGGACAAACAGCAAAAAGCATCGCAAAATATAGACCGAAAGTCGAAATCTATGCGGCAAGTCAGCATAAAAAAACTTTAAGAAGGCTAAATCTCATCTGGGGAGTAAAGCCATTTTTCAACATAGATGTAAAAAAACCAGATGAGTTTATAGAAGAGTTAAAGCATAAACTAAAATCAACCGATGGGTTTGACAAGGGCGATAGAGTTATCATAACAATGGGCAGTATAGTTGGTAAAAAAGGCATGACCAACATGATAAGGATTCTCGATTTGGATTGACACCTTACCAAAATTATGCAAAAAACCTTTATCTTTAGAAGGAGATGAGATGGAGCTTGCAGATTTACTTAAGTTTAACTCAGATGGTTTAATTCCAACCATAACGGTCGATTTTTATAATAACCAGGTTTTAATGCTTGCATACTCAAACAGAGAGTCAATCCAAAAAACACTCGACACCGGATATGCTCATTACTACTCAAGAAGCAGACAAAAGCTATGGATGAAAGGTGAAACAAGCGGACACACCCAAAAGATAAAGCAAATTCTGTTTGATTGCGATGAAGATACCCTGCTTTACAAAGTCGAACAGAAGGGAGCAGCATGCCACACAAACCACAGAAGCTGTTTTTATAGAGAGTTTTACCGCGGAGAAATCAGAGAGATAGAGCCTGTCATAGAAGATTTTGACGGCGTGATATACAAACCCGAAGATAGCGACGATATCTTTGATAAAGTTTACCATTTACTTTTAAAAAGAAAGCAGGAACTCCCTGAAAACTCATATACGGCAAAGCTATTTAAATCAGGCATAGATAAAATAGCAAAAAAGATTGGTGAAGAATCAGCAGAAGTGATAATAGCCTTAAAAAACTCTTCCGAAAGCGAAATCATCTATGAGTCTGCCGATTTGATTTTCCATCTGCTTGTTGCATTAGCGGAAAAAGGCATACCACCCGATGCTATAAGAAAAGAGCTTCAAAGAAGATTCGGAATATCCGGAGAGCTTGAGAAAAAAACAAGAAAATGAGAATAGCGTTCATACTCGATGAGATATGGGATAGTGCATTAACAAACTATGCCCTTCAAATTGCCGAATTAACAGAAAATTCAAACGAAGTATATATAATCTGTCTAAAAGACAGTTATGTTGACAAAAAAAATCAAAAAAACTCTATCCACATAAAGCCGTTAAGAAGTAAAAACCCTTTAAGAAGTTTTGCAGGTTTTATCTCGCTTTCAAGACAACTAAAAAACATCAAACCTGATACGGTCATAACCATTCGTGGTGATGCGACATTTTTCTCCTGTCTATTAAAAAAATCCTTAAATTTTAAGCTCATACGCATATTTGGAATTGAAAAGGAATTTAGAAGCCCGCCCGAGTGCGTTGATAAGGTTATACTGCCTTGTAATTATTTAAAAGGGTTTGTCTCAAAGAAAAGGGTAAAAAATATTGAAGTCCTAAAAAGCTTCATAGACAGAGAGAAATTTAAATTCTCTCAAAATGGAAGAAAAAGAATCAGAAAAGAACTCAATCTGAACAACAGTTTAGTTTTTGGAGCAGTGGGCAGGCTGGATAGGGTTAAAGGCTTTGACTTACTGATAGAGAGTTTTGCAAAAGCTAACATAGAAAACTCAAAACTTGTAATCGTCGGAGAAGAAAAAGGTGTAAAAAAAGAGAACCTGATAAAACTGGCAAAAGAGCTAAACATAAACAACGATGTAATCCTTATTACAGAGAGAAGAAAAGATATAATCGATTTAATGAGTGCATTTGACATAGGTGTAATATCAAGCGTCTCAAGTGAAGTTATACCACGAGTTCTGTTTGAGTTTATGAGCATAGGCCTGCCAATTACAACAACTGATGTAGGATGCCTAAAAGAGATAGCAAACGATAGCTTTGCCGTTCTATCAGAGCCAACCGTCCATTCACTAAAATCGGCTCTCAAACAGATATCAAAAGCCGACCTTGTCAAGATGTCTGCCGCATCATTAAAGGAAGTAGAAAAGTACTCACTTCATCTGCCAGACGACATATTCATCACATAATAGAATCTAAAAATCTTCCAAATTCGCCTTTTCCGATAGACTCAACAGCCGCTGTTCCTATAACAACACCGTCGGCATATCTGCAGGCTTCGCTTATATCTTTTTTATCCCTTATTCCGAATCCTATTATTACATCCTGTTTTGAATCTTTTAAAAACTCAAGTCTCTTTATCGCATCATCGCCAAGTTTAAATTTAGAGCCCGTTGTTCCCCTGACGGAGACGAAATAGATAAAATCGTTTGCTTCTTTCTTTATTCTCTCGATCGTTTCAAAATCGCTCTCTGGTGTTGCAAAATGAACAAAACCAGTATTGTATCTCTTAAAAACCTTTTTAAATCTGCCTGACTCAACAAAAGGAACATCTGCAAGTATAATTCCATCAACAAAATCAAACTTCTTTGCAAACTCTTCTATGCCGCCATTAAAAACAATATTGGCATAAGTCATTATGTATAACTTCTTTTTAAATATCTCTCTAACCTTTTTTAGGCTCTCAAAAAAATCGTTTAAATTTTCTCTTTCCAACACTTTCTGCGATGCCTTTTCTATCACATCACCATCTGCTGTTGGGTCAGAAAACGGTATGCCAATCTCCAAAAAACCAACACCCTTACTATTGCACAGCTCAACAGCCTTTAAAAACTCATCCCTATTCGGATAATCACAAACGAGATAAATGCCAACTTTACACATATTTATTAACACCTGTCTCTAAATTTAGCTTGATATTTTAACACAATCTACAAAATATTCAAACTCTTCCAAACAAAACAAAAATCCCCACAAAAATTACAAGTATATAAAGCAGATAAAAGTATATTTTTCCGTTCATTATGAATTTACTTATATTGTAGCTTGTAATCTCGACAACCTTAACCAAAAAAGCATAAACAGACTCAAAAACATCCGATATAACAACAAAAGCCTCTTTGTCTCTTCTGACTTCTTTTGTTCTATACACAAATCTAAGGATATACTCAACTATAAACGAGAAGGCATTAGCAGTAAAATACTCATCATCATTTAGAGCGAGTCCACCATTCCAAGATACAACCTTCTTTGTTCTCTTTCTTTTGTTTAAATAAATTACAAATGGAACAAAAAACAAAGTCAAAACAACCAAGACAAAAAACGCTGGAGAAATAACACCAAACACAGGCTTTGCGCTGGCTATAAGCCACCCATTTGGAACACCTAAAGCACCTATAACAAATTTAGCATAACCCAGTTTAACAAATACAATAGTGGCAAAAAAACTTATACCAATAATCAAACCCATAAGAAAAATCTCAGATAAATGCATAAATAAAGATGGCATAGGTTTTGCCTTTTTCTCATGATGATAACCTAAAGCAGAATAACCTATAAGTTTTATCATAGAAAAAGAAGCAAAACCCATAGCTAAAGACAAAAATACACCGCCCGTAGAACTTACAACCCTATCCAGAATACTTTGAAACTGATAGGATTGAAAAATAGACTCAAGCAGCATCCACTCGGCCACATAACCCAAAAGAGTTGGAAAAGCACTGAAAGACAAACCAGAAATAACAACACCAAAAGCTGGAATCTTTCCTACACTTTTATGAATACCCCTTACATTATCTATGCTCTCCTCGTGCAATTTCTCCTTCGCTTCACCTATAGACAAAAACAAAAGCGTTTTTGCAATTGTGTGAGTGATTGATAGAATTATAGCTGTCATAAAAGCAAATTCATACAGAGTTGACTCCTTGGAAAAAGAATAAGCAAGAGCAGACAAACCCAATGCAGCCAAAATCATACCATTGTTTTCAACTGTTGAGTATGCCGGCAAAACCTTTAAACCTTTTGCCGCAGCCGCCTCCATAGCACCCCAAAATGCCGACACACTTCCAAAGATTATAGCCAGAATCCCCCAGCTGTGGGTATAGCCTGTTATATATATAACCCTTGTCAATCCATAAACCCCCATAAGTGTTACAGGTGCACTCAACAACGCAGAAACATTTGACGGAGCCTTTGAATGAGCCTCCTTCAACCAAGTGTGAAATGGAACTATACCCATTTTTATGATAAAAGCCAAAGACGCAAAAACCAAGAACAAAACACTTTGAGAATGAACTTCAACTATCCTTAACGAATTAATTGAGCTATATAGAAAAACAAAAGCCAAAATTAAAGACATGGTTGATATCTCGCTAAAAGCAAGAAATTGAAACGCTTCTTTATAGGCACCATCGTGTTCAACCACAAGAAGATAAGACGCTATTGTCATAATCTCCCACCCAATCAAAAACATAACACCGTCGAAAGCAGCCAAGATAAGTAGCATTCCCAACATAGCAAGATTTACAAAAATTGCCATTCTCTTTCTATAGTTCTCTCCAAAATCCATTGAGAAAACAGACACTGCTATCCAAGACACAGAAGCTATCATCAAAAACAAGCCGCCCAACTTATCAACAAAAAGCCCAGAAGATATAGAAAAAATAACAGGAAAAATCTTCTTATAAACAATCCCATTAAACTCAGCATTAAACCCTATAACAAAAGAGAGCAAAGAAGCCAAAAATGCAACAAAATAGCTTAATTTTCTATTGAAAAATCCCAAAAATGCTCCTATCAAAAACAGTCCTATGGCTAAACTCAACATATTATCCCTCCATTATGTTCAATAAAACTGAAAGTATATTCTCAGCATCAAGCTTTTTGTTGAAATACCCCACAACATTTTTCAGACCCAAATCCTTAGCGCTTATCCCAACATCATCTTCATCTTCTATTATCACCACACCAAAAGGCTCTGGCATCTGATTAACCGTCTCTTTTAAAGGCTCAATCATCTTTTCGGAAACCTTACCCAATACCAGCAAGATATCAGCATGTCTCGGGGAATCAGTGAAAAATATACCAAATCTATGAATATTGTACTGCGGAGAAGCCAAAGCTGATATCTCAAAGTTTAAAGAGTTATCGTTAGAAACATCGATAGGAAACACATGCAGAGATTTTTTGAAAATGCTTATCCTTTCAACGGGCTGTTCTGTTTTTTTAAAACTTTCCGTAATCCTTTTTGATATCCCGTAAATAGTCCAAGGTTTCATCTTGCCACTCCTATCTCGCACAATCTGCAAAATTTATTCCAAAGGAATCCAAGGCAAAGCTAAAATCAGTAAATATAAACCCAACTAAAGAATCAGCGAAAGCTTTATAACCAAAGACAGAAGGAGAAGATATATACACATAATCAACCACACCACCTTCAAGCTCCACATAATAAACAACCAAACCCGTTGGAGACTCAGCAGCACCTATACCAAACCCATCTACATTAACAGCATCTTGAGATATACTCACCTCTTCTCTCACTTCATCCAAAAAAGTGCACACAATATCGCAAGATTTCAGAATTTCACATGCCCTAACTTCCATTCTTGCAAGGGCATCTCCATCTTCTCTTAAACAAACTTGCAGGTTCTTATACACATCTTCATATCTTCTTAAATCCTCTTCAACTCCGCAAGCTCTTAAAGAGGGGCCTGTTATTCCTATACTTAGAGCTTTATCTTTATTTAAAACCGCTGTCTTATATACTCTGTCAATAAAATTATAGCTCCTTAAGGAATGCCTATACAACTCTTCAAACTTTCTTTTAAAAAATTCAACTCTCTTCTTTATCTCTACAATGTTTCTGCTATTTAAAAACTCAATACCACCTATATTGTTGATACCCTTCAAAAATCTGTTAGAAGAAAATAGTTTATTTATCCTTAAACTCTCTTCAAATAACCATTCAAGATGAGAAGTAAGAACATTTTGAGCTGCAGCTTTAGACAACCTTGCTATAACATGGATATGATTGTAAATCCTTTCAAGCTCAATAGCTATAGCTCTCAAAATCTTAACCTTGTCTTCAACTCCTATATTACAGGCATCCTCAACAGCCCTTGCAAAAGCCAAAGAGTGAGAAAATGCAAAATTTCCACAAACAGATTCCGAAAGTTTTAAAGCTTCAACCGGCTTTTTCCCTTTCATTAATTTTTCAATACCTCTTCTCTTATAAGAAGGGTCGATATTAACAGACAAAATTCTTTCACCATAAGTTCTTATATTAAAAATACCAGCCTCTGCAACACCAGCTGTAACAGGACCGTATCTAAAATTAAAAACACCTTCACCTTCCTTATCCTCATTGCCTATTTTCAAATCCCTATTCTTGAGCACATAATAGTTATCAAATCTCTGCTCCACTTCTTCTGCTTTTTTAACATAAAAAGTATAACCTTCTTGTAGCAATAAAAACTCTTTACCTTCTTTCTCAATAACTCCAAGGAGCCTCATTTTATCATTCCCCCAACAAGCAAAGTGTTTATAAATCCAACTGCAAACACAACAAAAAAAGCAAGAAGAGTATTCAAGACAGGAATAAACAGCGCCATATTATCTTTGTTCTCGAAATTTCTATCGGAAATAGAAAAAGACATTCTCACGACCTTGTAATTCACAGCAAAAAAGGACAAGGTTAAAAACGCCGATAAAACTACAGTCAGAAATAATCCAAATTTTAAATATACCGCATATATAATCAAAGCTTCGCCAACAAAATTTGCGAAAGGTGGAGCTCCGGTCACGGCCAAAGACGACAGAACAAGGTTATAAGCGCCTATAGGCATTACCTTTGAGAGCCCCCTTATTTCTGTTATGTCCCTTGTCTTGTAAACGGATAATATGTTACCAGTTGTGTAGAAAGCCGAAGATTTAGCGAAAGCATGAGCAACAATGAGAACAACAGCTCCAAGAAGAGCAAATTTATTACCCAGAGCCAAACCTATAAGTATCATTCCCATATTCTCCATAGAAGAGTATGCAAACATTCTCTTGTAAAACTTTTGAGAAACAAGAAAAACAGAAGCAAACCCAACCGTTAAAACCCCTAACACAAGCGCAAACGCTTTCACTCCCTCAACAAAGCAAGATATCTCTATAATCCTATAAACACCAAATAGAGCAACAGGCAAAAGAACGCCGGAAAATATAGCACTAACAGGTGCTATAGCCCTTCCATGCACATCAGGTAACCATGTATGCATAGGAAATATTCCTGCTTTTGTTGCAAAGCCTGCAACCGTAAAAGCAGCTCCCAAAGCAAAAAGTCTTGGATGAACAGGAGAAGTAATCAAAAGTTTGGTTATATAAAGCGTTTTTGAACCTGCATATATAAGCATAACGCCAATTAAAGACATAACAAGACCAACAGAAACGACTATTATGTATCTCCACGAAGACTCAAGCGAAGCTTCGTCGTTATCTATAGCCACAAGCAAAGCACTTGTTATTGTTGTTGCTTCTATACCTACCCACAGCAAACCCAAATTATTAAGCGAAACACTAAACAACATAGTAAGCACAAATAGATTCAAAAACATATAGTAATAACTCTTACTCAAAAGTGGTTTCTCTACATGCTTTAAATAAGTAATGGAGAATAAAGCAGTTGATAAATACACTACGGAAACAACAACCAACATTATCTTTGAAAAACCATCAATATAGAAAAAATTAGAGTGAATAGGAAAAACAAAGAGTAAAAACACTGAAGATAAAACACTACTTAAAGAAAAAACAGCAGTAAAAACTTCACTCAATCTCTCACTCTTAGATAAAGATACAACAGAAGCCAAAAAAGGAAATAGCATTGGCAAAAGGTAATAGTATCTCATGGCTTTTACCCCTTAAACTCTTCAAATTCTTCGGAAATATCAGAAACATAGTTTTCCCTTAGTCTCATTATTATTCCAGAAATCATTACAATTCCTATCAAATCAAGGAGTATTCCACCTTCAATAATAAGTGGAAGCTCTGGAAACATATAGCCAGCAAATAAGAAAAGACTATTTTCCATCACCATGTATCCTATAAGCTGAACAAAAGCATTGTTTCTTGAAATTATCAAAAATATACCCTGAAGAATCAGAGCAATAGGGATGGAACCTGCCTTCGCATAGGTTATGTCATACAAAGTGAAATTGTATAGAACATAAGCAACAATAACTAACAACAAAGAAATAATTATCGAAGCCGCTGTCGGTATCACATGCTTTGGCTCTCTGTCCTTGTAATAAGAATTAAGTTTTTTAAGCATATAGCCTGGAATAAACAAGCCCCTTACTGCAATTGTTAGAAATGCTAAAACCAAAAGACTTGTATTATTCAAATACACTCCATTAGCAAATAGAAAAAATGCTATAGAAATCGAAGATATAGCAAATGTCATAATGATTTTTTTAAGATAAACCTGCCACTGCATAAAAATCACAAGAACAATTTGCAAAAAACCAATAATTAGATATACATCTTTCATAGCGAACCTCCGGTTGTGTAAAATACAACAATAGCAAGAAGGGCAAACGAGAACGCAACAGCAACATACTCAAAATTTTTAAACAATTTATATTTCGATACAGTTGACTGAATAGTTGCAAATATAAATGTCAAAATTATCATTTTAAGCAAATGTATGAGACTGTAAATCAAAACGGCCATAAAGCTCACCTTCATAGGAACCCAAAAGGGAACAAGAAAATCATTCAAGAATACACTCATAAGTAAAAATTGTTTTATATACCCGCCCCATTTCATAAGAGCTAATTCTGTGCCAGAATACTCCATTTCTATTGCCTGATCTATCATTCCAAATTCATTATTGGAGTGAGATTCTATAGGCAACTTACCTGTTTCCAACAACAGAGCCATAAAGAAAGCAAAAAC contains the following coding sequences:
- the hisF gene encoding imidazole glycerol phosphate synthase subunit HisF; protein product: MLAKRIIPCLDVNRGRVVKGINFVNLIDAGDPVQQAKVYDEQGADELVFLDITATYEERKTIIDVVEKTAAEVFMPLAVGGGIRSIEDIRALLKAGADKVSINSAAVKNPDLVNEASKIFGSQCIVVAIDAKRTEKGFEVFIKGGREPTGLNAIEWAKEVQERGAGEILLTSIDADGTKDGYDIELTKIISESVDIPVIASGGAGELKHFENVFKQTQAEAALAASVFHFGTYTIGEVKQYLKEKGVNVRI
- a CDS encoding NADH ubiquinone oxidoreductase is translated as MKPWTIYGISKRITESFKKTEQPVERISIFKKSLHVFPIDVSNDNSLNFEISALASPQYNIHRFGIFFTDSPRHADILLVLGKVSEKMIEPLKETVNQMPEPFGVVIIEDEDDVGISAKDLGLKNVVGYFNKKLDAENILSVLLNIMEG
- a CDS encoding glycosyltransferase, with amino-acid sequence MRIAFILDEIWDSALTNYALQIAELTENSNEVYIICLKDSYVDKKNQKNSIHIKPLRSKNPLRSFAGFISLSRQLKNIKPDTVITIRGDATFFSCLLKKSLNFKLIRIFGIEKEFRSPPECVDKVILPCNYLKGFVSKKRVKNIEVLKSFIDREKFKFSQNGRKRIRKELNLNNSLVFGAVGRLDRVKGFDLLIESFAKANIENSKLVIVGEEKGVKKENLIKLAKELNINNDVILITERRKDIIDLMSAFDIGVISSVSSEVIPRVLFEFMSIGLPITTTDVGCLKEIANDSFAVLSEPTVHSLKSALKQISKADLVKMSAASLKEVEKYSLHLPDDIFIT
- the hisIE gene encoding bifunctional phosphoribosyl-AMP cyclohydrolase/phosphoribosyl-ATP diphosphatase HisIE; this encodes MELADLLKFNSDGLIPTITVDFYNNQVLMLAYSNRESIQKTLDTGYAHYYSRSRQKLWMKGETSGHTQKIKQILFDCDEDTLLYKVEQKGAACHTNHRSCFYREFYRGEIREIEPVIEDFDGVIYKPEDSDDIFDKVYHLLLKRKQELPENSYTAKLFKSGIDKIAKKIGEESAEVIIALKNSSESEIIYESADLIFHLLVALAEKGIPPDAIRKELQRRFGISGELEKKTRK
- a CDS encoding proton-conducting transporter membrane subunit — translated: MLSLAIGLFLIGAFLGFFNRKLSYFVAFLASLLSFVIGFNAEFNGIVYKKIFPVIFSISSGLFVDKLGGLFLMIASVSWIAVSVFSMDFGENYRKRMAIFVNLAMLGMLLILAAFDGVMFLIGWEIMTIASYLLVVEHDGAYKEAFQFLAFSEISTMSLILAFVFLYSSINSLRIVEVHSQSVLFLVFASLAFIIKMGIVPFHTWLKEAHSKAPSNVSALLSAPVTLMGVYGLTRVIYITGYTHSWGILAIIFGSVSAFWGAMEAAAAKGLKVLPAYSTVENNGMILAALGLSALAYSFSKESTLYEFAFMTAIILSITHTIAKTLLFLSIGEAKEKLHEESIDNVRGIHKSVGKIPAFGVVISGLSFSAFPTLLGYVAEWMLLESIFQSYQFQSILDRVVSSTGGVFLSLAMGFASFSMIKLIGYSALGYHHEKKAKPMPSLFMHLSEIFLMGLIIGISFFATIVFVKLGYAKFVIGALGVPNGWLIASAKPVFGVISPAFFVLVVLTLFFVPFVIYLNKRKRTKKVVSWNGGLALNDDEYFTANAFSFIVEYILRFVYRTKEVRRDKEAFVVISDVFESVYAFLVKVVEITSYNISKFIMNGKIYFYLLYILVIFVGIFVLFGRV
- a CDS encoding MogA/MoaB family molybdenum cofactor biosynthesis protein, with translation MSEYRFALLVLSDSRSKDPSKDKVRPVFEEIIKKIEGRLVLYDVIPDEFELIKEKLIEFSESDVDVIITSGGTGLYPRDVTPDATKEVLDFEIPGIVNAILFETLKKTKRAMLTRMVAGARNRKLIINLPGSPKAVKEDLEFIIDVIPHAVDKLKGDPTPCGS
- the trpA gene encoding tryptophan synthase subunit alpha, with the protein product MCKVGIYLVCDYPNRDEFLKAVELCNSKGVGFLEIGIPFSDPTADGDVIEKASQKVLERENLNDFFESLKKVREIFKKKLYIMTYANIVFNGGIEEFAKKFDFVDGIILADVPFVESGRFKKVFKRYNTGFVHFATPESDFETIERIKKEANDFIYFVSVRGTTGSKFKLGDDAIKRLEFLKDSKQDVIIGFGIRDKKDISEACRYADGVVIGTAAVESIGKGEFGRFLDSIM
- the pyk gene encoding pyruvate kinase encodes the protein MERKVKIVITLGPSTASKEAMEKLIKMGVDVFRLNFSHANHETHKKSIETIREVSRELKRDVAILQDISGPKIRIGEIDGILELKKGDKIVLTKNNPSKRNELTLSHPQLIDELKKDEEVYFADGSIRAIVVKKSKDSAELEVLNEGVLSSKKGVNLPSTKHSLSAITEKDKRDLKFGAENGVDIVAVSFVNSAKDIKEARKILNENNSDAWIIAKIETKLGVENIGEILNEADGLMVARGDLGIEIGVERVPAIQKRLIKKANAHAKPVIVATQMLLSMVNSPFPTRAEVSDVANAVLDGADAVMLSDETTVGRYPFKAVEILKRTIENIEEMYMYHKKYEIGDEDAIAASVSDLCKGVQPKAIISFTASGQTAKSIAKYRPKVEIYAASQHKKTLRRLNLIWGVKPFFNIDVKKPDEFIEELKHKLKSTDGFDKGDRVIITMGSIVGKKGMTNMIRILDLD